The Corallococcus macrosporus genome segment CGTGGTGAGCAGCCGGGGGCGGCCCACGGTGAGCGTGCCCGTCTTGTCGAAGGCGATGGCGCGGATGCCGCTCAACAGCTCCAGGTAGATGCCGCCCTTGATCAGCACGCCGCCGCGCGCGGCCGACGCCACCGCGGAGAGCACGGCGGACGGCGTGGAGATGGCGAGCGCGCACGGCGACGCGGCCACCAGGAGCCCCACCGCGCGCAGCACCGCCTCCTTCAGCGGCGTGCCCGTCAGCACCAGCACCACCGGGAACACCACCGCGGACGCCATCACGAGCGGCGCCACGGTGCGCTCCAGGCGCTGGGCGAAGCGCTGCCGCTTGCCCTTCTGCGCCTCCGCCTGCGCCACCATGTCCACGACGCGTGCCAGCACGGACTCCGACGACAGGCGCGTGACCTCCACCTCCAGCGCCGCCTCGCAGTTGATGGTGCCGGAGAACACCTCGTCACCCGGCTTGCGCGCCACCGGCATGGACTCGCCGGTGATGGCCGCCTGGTCCAGGGAGCTCTTGCCCTCGCGGATGACGCCGTCCAGCGGGACGCGGTCGCCTGGGCGCACGACGATGCGCTCGCCGCGCTTCACGTCCGCCACGGGCACCTCCACGACCTCCGAGCCCCGGCGCACGCGCGCCACCTCCGGGCGCAGCTGGCCCAGCGCTTCAATGGAGCGGCGTGCCTTCTCCATGGCCCGGTGCTCCAGCGCGTGGCCCGCGCTGAAGAGGAAGAGCAGGAACGCGCCCTCGAACCACGCGCCGAGCACCGCCGCGCCCAGCGCCGCCACCACCATCATCGTCTCGATGTCGATGCGCAGCTGCGCGATGGACTGCACCGAGCCCCGGATGGCGAAGAAGCCGCCGCTCGCCATGGACAGCGCCCAGAGCACCGTGGCCACCAGCGGCGGCGCCAGCGCGAAGTGGTCCACCACGAAGCCCGCCGCCAGCAGCACGCCGGAGGCGACCACCAGGGGCAGCTCCAGGAGCGGAGCCAGGCCGCCGCCGTGCGCGTGGTGCGAACAGGCGTGGCCCGCCATGGGCACTTCCAGCCCGTACCCGAGCGCCTTCACCCGGGCCTCCACGTCCGGCAGCTTCACTTCCTCCTTGTCGTATTCGATGACCAGTCGCTCGCTGGCGTACGCGACGCTGGCGGTGAGCACGCCCTTCATCCTGGAGACGGCGTGCTCGATGACCTGGGCCGCGTCCGCGGAGTCCATCCCGCGCACGAACCAGGTGTGGTGCAGGTAGCGCGCGGCCACCTGCGCCCCCGTCTTCTGCGCGAGCGTCACCAGCTTCGAGACACTCACGAGCGACGGCTGGTAGTGGATGCACACCTCCGCGTGGCCCGCGTCGCGGCGCAGGTGCACGTCGGTGATGCCGTGCTGCGCTTCCAGGGCCGCCTCCAGCCGCTCGAAGCGGCCCTGGTCGTCCGTCTCTCCCGGCAGCGTGCCCTCCAGGTCCAGCTGGAGCGCGGCGCCGCCTCCTTCCGCCGGACGGTGGGCCGGCGGACGGATGACGCGCTGGGAGTGGGCATGGCCGTGGTGGTCATGCCCGTGGTCGTGGCCATGGGAGCAGGAGGCACTGTGGACGTGCGTCAAGCCGTCCGCCTCGTCGTGGTCATGACCGTGGCCGTCATGACCGTGGTCGTGGTTGCACCCCGGGCCGTGGACGTGGCGCTGCACGGCGTTGCCGGCGGGCTGCGCTTCCTTGAGGCCCTTGATGTTCAACGAACCGAACCGCGACCCGCTCTTCTTCTGCTCCGACATGGCTTGGCTCTTCCTGTCGCCCTAGTGGCGGTGTCCGCGGCGTGAATGCGAGGACGCGGCGGCCGGGGGCTGCGCCGCCGCCTGGGGCTTCTCGTCCTCGTCCTCGTCGTGGTGGTCCTCGTCCTCGTGCTCTTCCGGGACGGGCTGGTCGAAGCGCTGGCCGGCGACCTCCAGCGTGAACTGCTTGCACGTGGGGGGGATTTCGAACTCCAGCACCGCGGGCAGGCGGCCCTCGTACGTCCTCAGCACCGTGCCCTTCTCGTCGTAGACGGTGCCGCCGGCGGCGACGGTCATCGTCTCGTCCACGAGCACGGCGACGAGCTCCGCCATCTCCTCCATGCGGTCCGCGTGGCGGTGGCACCAGAGGTGGCCCACGCCCGGATAGGTGGTGTGGGAGATCTCCTCCATCTGCTCCTCGTCCACGTGCTCGCCCACGCCCATGAAGACGAAGTTGATGCGCGGCAGCCGTCCGGAGGCGATCTCCTTGGCCACCTGCGTGGCGTAGGCCGTCACGTCATGGGCGTCGTTGATCTGCGAGTCCGTGATGATGACCGCCAGGCCCCGCTTGGCGCCTTCGCCCACCTGCTGCTTGATGTGCGCCACGAAGTCGCGCAGCACCGGCAGCATCACCGTGGCCTTGCCGTAGGACTTCGGACCGGGGAAGCGGTAGCCCTTGGCCTGCGGGCCGGTGAGGTCGCCCACCATCTCCAGCTGGGTGCCGTCGCCGCAGGCCCAGTAGGTGACGCGCACCTTGCCGTCCCGGTCCTTGTTGGCCAGGTACTCCAGCATCCACTGCATCTGCGGCTCGACCTGGTTCTTCACCGGGGCGAGCTTCGCCAGGATGCCGCGCGGCCCGTACGCGTTCTCCATGCTCGCGGAGCCGTCCATGTAGAGGGCCACGTCCAGGCCCTCCACGGTGGGGTCGTGCAACAGCGTCGCGACGACCTTGTTGCCCATCCGGTGGACGTCGGAGAAGGGGCGGTTGATGACTTCGTGGCCGGCCATCAGTGGTGGTCCTCGTCTTCGTCCCCGTCGTGGTGCTCTTCGTCGGGGAGCGGCTGGGTGTAGCGCTGGCCGTTGACCTCCAGCGTGAAGCTCTTGGCCTCCTCCGGCACCTCGAACTCCAGCACCGCGGGCAGGCGGCCCTCGTACGTCTTCAGGATCTTGCCCTTGTCGTCGTAGATGGTGCCGCCGGCGGCGACCGTCATGGTCTCGTCCACCAGCACGGCGACCAGCTCCGCGACCTGGGTGATCTCCTTCGCGATGCGGTGGCACCAGAGGTGGCCCACGCCCGGGTACTCCGCGTGGGCGATGTGCTCCAGTTGCTCCTCGTCGATGTCGTCGCCCACGCCCACCAGCACGAAGTTGATGCGCGGCAGGCGGCCGGAGGCGATCTTCTTCGCCACCTCCTCGGAGAACTTCTCCACCGCTTCGGCGTCATGGAGGCGGCCGTCGGTGACGATGATGGCGCAGCCCCGCTTCGCGCCCACCTTCACCTGCTCCTCCAGGTACTTCACGTAGTCGCGCAGCGCGGGCTCCAGGTACGTGTAGCCGCCCAGCTGCTTCGCGCCGGGGAACTTGTACTGCTTCACGTCGGTGCCCTTGAGCTCGCCCACGGCCTCCACCTGGCGGCCGTTGGTGCCACAGGCCCAGTAGGCCACGCGGAGCAGACCGTTGCGGTCCTTGGTGGCCAGGTACTCCAGCATCCACCGGACCTGCGGCTCCACGTCGTTGGAGGCCTCCTTCATCGGCGCGCCACGCAGCCACTCCAGGAAGCCGCGCTGCTGCGTCTTGTAGGCGTACTCCTCCTTCATGCTGCCGGACGCGTCCATGTAGATGGCCATGTCCAGGCCTTCCACCGTGGGGTCGTGCAGCAGCACCGCGCGCACGTGGTCCCCTTCGCGGTGCAGGTCCGAAAACGGCTCGATCGGCTTCTCGTGTCCCATGGTCTGCCTTTCTGGAGGGTGAAAACGCTATCGCTCGGCGTACGAGCACCGCAAACCGAGCGGGTCAGTCCTCGAAGTCGCTCATCCAATCCGGCTTCTTGCCGGGCGGGGCGGGCGCCTTCTCTTGCTGCTTGGAGGCCGGACGGGCGGGCGCGGCCGGAGCCGGGCCGAAGTCCGCCTGCCACGAGGCTTTTGAAACAGGAGGCGCGGGGGCCGGCCGGGGCGCGGGCTTCGGCTGAAGGCTCGTGAGGCGAGGCTTCGTGCCGCCCGGCTTGCCGTGCGCGCTGATGAAGTCCTGCATCCAGTCGCTGGAGCGCACGGGCGGCGTGGGCAGGCGCGGCGGGATGGCCGCGGGTGGCGTGGGCGCGCGAGGCACCGTCGCGCGCGTCAGCGGTGTGCCCGGGGACAGCGTGCCCGCGAGCACGTGGGCGCGCAGCGTGCGCTCCGTCTCCGTGGGCCAGCCGGGAATGAGGGGAAGGACGCGGCGCGCGAGCTCCAGGAACTCCGGCGGCGGCGCTTCGCGGGGCACGCGCACGGCCTCGTCCTGGAGCCAGCCGGCGAGCTTCCCCACCAGCCCGCCCTTCGTGGGACGCGGCGTGGCGATGTCGCCCTTCACCTCGTAGCCGCGCAGCTCCAGGTCCGCGATGGCCATGGCGCGGCTCGCGGCGGGCAGGTCCAGCGCGACCAGCTCCTTCGGCCCCTGGTGCGTACGCGCGTCCTCCTGCAACTGGGTGAGCACCGCGTGCAGCACGCTCGCGACCTGCGCGCCGTTGGCCGCGTGGTGGGCCTGCAGCTCCGCGGGCACCGCCGGGTACGTGAGCACGAGCCCGCGTCCCTGCGCGAGCTGATCCGCGCGGTCGCCCGGCAGCAGCGCGTGGTAAGCGCGGGGCACGTCGCGGCTCTCCGCGTCCTTCACGTAGTGGAAGGCGTCCTGCGCGCCATGCGCGAAGCCCGCGAGCACGTCGCCGCGTGTCACGGTGAGCTGCCCGTTCACGCGCGTGACGGCGTTGCCCGGCCACGGGCCCGTGAGCGTGCCGTAGAGGTAGACGGGGTCGTTGAAGCCGTCCGCGTCCGCGGGGTGCTCCACCAGCTCCGGGGAGAAGAAGAACAGCTCCGTCGCGGCCAGGCGGCGCGGAGGACGGCCGGAGGCGACCTCGTGGTGCGCGAGCTGCGCCTGCACGGACGCGGGCAGCCGCGCGCGCTCGCTGCCGGGGATGAGCTGGAGCTGGCCCACGACGTCGGTGCAGACGAACCACTCGGGCTCGCCGAGGTACGCGGGCTCCAGCCGGAACGCGTCCAGGACGTGGACGACCTCCGAGGCATCGCACGGCACGGGTTCAACCGGGCTGGCGGCGTGGGGAACGAAGTAGCGGGGTGTGCTCACGGAGGCCGCGACAGGCTGGCGCAAGCCGCTGGGGCAATCAAGTGGCGGGGCGGCGTCCCCGGGTCCGCGCAACGGCGTCGAATCCATCGTTCGTTCCGCGCCCCTTAAAAGCCCGGGGCGTGGAGCGAAAGGGGCCGCCGGTGCGTCAGGCGGGCTCGATGAAGTTGAGCCGGTAGCCGTCCGGGTCCGTGATGACGATTTCGCGGGTGTACCAGGGTTGCTCCGTGGGGCCCTCCACGTGCGCGCCCAGCGCCGCCGCCTTCGCGGCCACCGCGTCCACGCCCTCCGAGCCCGCGCGGAAGCCCACGAGCACGCCCATGCCCTTTCGTCCCTCCAGCTTCAGGCTTGAAGGGTGGCTCACGAGGTACACGTCCGACTCGCCGCCCCACTGGAGGCGGAGGATGGGAGGTTCCGACGCGATGCGTTCGAAGCCGAGGCCCTCATAGAAGCGCACGGAGGCCTGCGCATCCGTCACGAGCAGCTTCACGAACGACCGCATTGTCTGGGGCTTGTCCATGGGCGCGGCAGTCTGCCCGGAGCGCTGGAGGGGCGCCACGCTCGCGGAGGGCCATTATCGGGCCCGGGACGGAATGACATATCGTCGGGCGCGGATCCGGCGTGGGGCCGGGCCGGAAGCGCAAGGGGGACGGGCTCATGGGTGACGTGACACGCACGCGACAGGCCCCGGGCAGCGTGGCCTACGACGACGTCAACGAGCTCATCGCCACCGCCACGCGGCTGATGCAGAAGGACGCCGCGCCGGACACGCTCACCCCGGACGACCTGCGGCGCATCGGCGAGGAGCTGGACATCCCCGCGCGCTACGTGGACCAGGCGCTGGAGGCGCTGGCCCGCCGCCGCGAGGAGCAGGCCCGCGAGGCCCAGGCCCGCGAGCGGCTGTCGCGTCAGCGCCGCGCGAGGCTCCGGCAGGGGGCGTGGGTGGGCGTGGCGCTCGCGGGCGTGCTGGCCGTGTCGGGGCTCGTCGTGCGCAACGGCCTCACGTCCACCCTGGCGGACGTGGCGCAGAAGCGGGCCCAGGTACGCAACGTGCTGGAGCGCCGCGAGTCCCTGCGCGCTCGAGCGGATCAGCTCACGCCCGGCCTGAACCGCGACGCGGAGCTGGTGGGCGCGGACAACCGCGTGGCGGTGGAGCGGCGCCGCTACGACGAACGCGCCGCTGCCTACAACGCCTCCGCGGCCTCCTTTCCCGCAAGCTGGGTGGTGCGCCTGAGCGGCCTGCCCCCGGTGCTTCCGCTGTCCCCGGAGGTCTCCTCATGGTGAAGACCGTCTTGCTGACGCTGCTGTTCCCCATGCTGGTGCTGGCCGCCGTTCCCACCATCACGCGGCCGGTGACGGATCCGCGGGGGATGTTGACGCCCCAGGAGACGGAAGTCGTCTCCCGGGCCCTGGTGGACCTGCGCGCCCGGAAGCAGGTGCAGATGGCGGTGCTGCTGGTGGAGACCACCGACGGCCAGCCCATCGAGGACTTCGCGGAGGAAGTGTTCCGCGAATGGAAGGGCGGGGAGGCGGGCCGGGACAACGGCCTGCTGCTCGTCATCGCGCGCGGAGACCGCCGCTCGCGGCTGGAGGTGGGCTACGGGCTGGAGTCGTCGCTGACGGACGGCGAGACCACCGACCTGCTGCACGCGCAGGGGCCGCTGCTGCGCCAGGGACGGTTCGAACCGGCGCTGCTCGCCATCATCGCGGGTGTGCGCGAGCAGGTGTCCCCGGACGCGCTGCCAGCGCCCGGCGCCACGCCGACGGCCTGGACGCAGTCCGAGTCGCGCATGTTCCTCATGGCCCTGTTCATGACGGCGTGGGTGGCGGCGCGGCTGCTGCTCCAGCTCCAGGTCGCGGGCCTCCGGGACCCGAAGAACTCCGTGCTGGCGGCGATGGTGGTGCTCTTGCCGGCCGCCATGTTCGTCGCCATCGGCTGGTCCGGCCCCCGGACCCCGGTGTTCACCTTCGTCGCGTATGGCGCGCTGGTGGGCCTGTTCTTCTGGGGGTGGTCCCTGGTCCGGCGGAAGCAGACCGTCTGGGGCCTGCTGCTGCTCCTCCTCCCCGTCTGGAGCGCGCTGGTCGGCCAGTTCTGGGCACATGAACCCCTGCTGGAGCTGTCGGACTTCTTCCGGTGGATCGTGCTGGGCTCGCTCTTGGCCATCCCCGCCTCCATCCCATTCCTGTTCGTGGGGCTGCTGATCTACGGGGCGGTCCGGAGCCAGAATGTCCTGGGGGATTGGGGCTCCTCTTCCTCCTCCGGTTCGAGCGAGAGCTCCTCGTGGGGCTGGAGCGTCGGCTCATCGTCGTCGGGCTCCGACTGGTCGTCGTCCTCCAGCAGTGACTCGTCCAGTTCGTCCTCCTCGGACTGGGGCGGGGGCGGCGGCTCCTCCGGCGGCGGTGGCGGCAGCGACTCCTGGTAGCCCCCTGGCGCCTGTCTGGCCGCCTGCCCTCCTCGCGGGCGGCGTTTCGCACCTGACATCCCGAAGCCTGCCTCCGGGAGCGAGTCGCTTGCCTGGGGAGCACTCCCTACCTTGGGGGCATGAAGGCTTCGCGCAAGGGGGTTCCGGTCTACGTGCCGCCCCGGACGGTGTGGTCGGTCGGGGCCCAGGTGGTGCTGCTCGTGCTGCTGGGCACGGCCCTCCAGCGGCTGGGTCCCGTGCTCACGCTGCTGGCGGTGGCGCTGCTGCTGGGGCTCGCGGCGGAGCCCGTCGTGCGGCGCATGCAGTCCTGGGGACTGCGCCGCGGGCTGGGCGTGGCGCTCATCGCGCTGACGCTGCTGGGCGTCACCGGCCTGCTCATCCTCACGCTGGTGCCGCTGCTGGTGGAGCAGCTCCAGCACCTGGTTCAGGCGGCGCCGGGCTTCCTGACGGAGCTGACGCAGGCGCCCTGGGTGCGGAAGCTGGATGAGCACTTCGGCGTGCTGTCGCACCCGCAGGACGCACTGGGCATGGAGCCCGGCACGCTGGCGAAGCCGCTCATCACCGTGCTGTCGTCCACGGTGGAGTTGATGGGCGCGGGCATCACCGTGCTGGCGCTGGCCGTGTTCGGCCTGCTGTTCGGGCAGGACCTCTACGCGAGCATCCTGGGCTGGGTGCGTCCCCGCAGCCGTCCTCGCGTGCGCCGCGTGGTGGGCCGGATGCGCGAGGCGGTGGGCAACTACCTCGTCGGCACGCTGCTCATCGTCAGCGTGGGCGGTGCGTTCACGGCCCTCATGTCCCTGGCGCTGGGCGTGCCGTACTTCCTGCCCCTGGGCCTGGTGGCGATGGTGCTGGGGCTCATCCCGTACATCGGCAGCGTCATCACCGCGCTGCTTGTGACCGTCACCACGCTGGCGTCGGTGGGCTCGAAGCGCGCGCTCATCGCGCTGGCCGTGTTCATGGTCTACCAGCAGATTGAATCCCACCTGCTGAGCCCGCTGGTGCAGCGGCGTGCCATCAAGATGAACCCGCTGCTCATCTCGCTGGTGGCGCTGGTGGGCGGCTCCGTCGCGGGGCTCCTGGGCGTCATCCTCGCGGTGCCGGCGGCGGCGGCGGGGCAGGTGCTGCTCACGGAGGTGCAGCGCGAGCGTCGCAAGGCGTGGAAGCGCGAGCGGCGCCTCGCGGCGGCCCTGCCTTCCGGCCTGGGGAACGTGGACGAGGCACTGTTGGCGGGTCCACTCGCCGCGTCAGGGAAGGAAGCGCGGCGTGCGCCCCCGCCCGACTCCGGGCATCCTGGGACGCCGCACTGAGCAGGCCCCCTCCCTCGAGCACCCCATGACCTCCGACGAGAGTGTTTCGGCTTCCTTCAAGCGCGCGGCGGCGGAGCGCGCGGTGGACTTCATCCAGCCGGGCATGGTGGTGGGGCTGGGCACGGGCAGCACGGCCGCGTACGCGGTGCGGCGGCTGGGCGCGCTCCTGTCCGCCGGGACGTTGAAGGACGTGGTGGGTGTCCCCACGTCGAAAGCGACCGAGGCCCTGGCCGCGTCGCTGGGCGTGCCGCTCACCACGCTGGACGTGCACCCGGTGGTGGACCTCACCATCGACGGCGCGGACGAGGTGGCGCCGGACCTGTCGCTCATCAAGGGCGGTGGCGGGGCGCTCCTGCGCGAGAAGGTGGTGGCGCAGGCGAGCCGCCGCGAAATCATCGTGGTGGACGCGCCCAAGCTGTCGCCGCGGCTGGGCACGAAGTGGCCGGTGCCGGTGGAGGTGCTGCCCTTCGGCTGGCGTTCGCAGGCGCTGTTCCTGGAGTCGCTGGGCGCGCGCGTGGTGGTGCGGCTCGCGCTGGACGGGGCGCCGTTCCACACGGATCAGGGCAACGTGGTGCTGGACTGTGACTTCGGTCCCATCAGCGACCCGGCGGCGCTGGCCGCGAAGCTGGAATCGCGGGCCGGGGTGATGGCGCACGGCCTGTTCCTGAACCTGACCACCGACCTGGTGGTGGCCGGGCCCGAAGGCATCACCCACCGCGTCCGGGGCGCGTGAGGCGCAGGGCGTCCTCGGCGGTGTCCACGTCGTCCTCGCCGCCGGGCAGCGGAACCTCCAAGACGCGCGAAGGGTCCCGGGCGATGAGCCCGCGCGCGCCGCCCGTGGGCGGGAGGGCCGCCAGCTCGGGGAAGAGGGCGCGGGAGAAGAGGGCAGGGACGCCCCGAGTGCCCGCGTAGGCGGAGGCGACGATGGGCGCGTGCGTGCGCTCGAACGTGGAGATGAGCGAGCGCAGGTGGGCCGCGTCCACGCGGAGCTGGTCGCAGAGCATCAGGACAACACCCGCCACATCTGGCGGAAGGGCCCGCAGGCCCGCGTGCAGGGAGGAGCCCTGACCCAGCGCCCAGTCCGGATTGTCCACGCACCGCACGCTGAGCCCTTCCAGCTCCGCGGCGACGTCGTCACGGCGAGCACCCAGCACGACGACGACGACCGGGCTCGCGGCCAGGGCCAGTTCCGCCGCGCGCCGGACCAGTGAAGTGCCCTCGTGACGAAGCAACTGCTTCGGCTGTCCCAGCCGCGACGAACCCCCCGCGGCGAGCACCACCATGGCGACGGTCACGCCGACCTGCGCTCCGGCGCCACGGCATCCGTGTGGATGGGGGCTTGCCGCTCGCGCAGCCGTCCTCCGTCGCGTCCGGCGAGCACTGCCTGCACCTCCGCGATGATGGAGAGCGCGATCTCATCCGCGCCCTCCGCGCCCAGGTCCAACCCCATGGGCGCGTGCAGCTTCTCCAGCTGCGCATCCGTGGGCGTGCGCGCCAGCTCCCGCAGGATGCGCTCCGTCCTCGCACGGGGCCCGAGCACTCCCAGGTAGCGCACCGGCAGCGGCACCAGCCGCTCCAGCAGTTCCCGGTCCTGCGGCAGGCTGTGCGTCATCACCAGCACCACGCTGCGCGCGGACAGCGGCACCTTCTCCAGCACCTCGCTGGCCCGGGACGCGACGTGCGCCTGGGCCCCCGGGAACCTGCGGCGCAGCAGCTCCACGGGCCGGTCCGCCACCACCGTGAGGTGCCAGCCCAATCCCTGCGCGCGCGCCACCACCGGCGCCACGTCGAAGCCGCTGCCGAACACCACCACCGGAGGCGCCGGCTCCACCACCTCCACCAGCACCTCCGCGCCCCCGCATGCGCCGCTCCACGGCACGCCGCGCACCAGCGCTTCCGTCGCCGCCTCGCGCACCGGCTCGAGCAGCGCGCCGGTGAGATTTCCCGCCGACACGCCGTCCTCGCGCAGCATCAGCCGCAGGCCCACCGCGTCCGCGGGCCCCCGGTACACGGTGGCCACCACCGCGCGCAGCGACTGCTTGCGCGCCTCGGCCGCGAAGCCGAGCGCGTCACCGGGGCCCGGCTCCCAGCGCTCCAGCAGGATGTCCACCACGCCGTTGCACCCGAGCGCAAACGACAGGCCGCCTTCGTCCTCCGCGTTGTCGCCGGTGGTGTCGTAGCGCAGCACGCGCGGCCCGCCCGACGTCCAGAAGAACGCCTTGCGCACGAGGTCGCCCTCCAGACACCCGCCGCTCACCCCGCCCGCGAGCCACCCGTCCGCGCCCATCAGCATGCGGGCGCCCGGGCGCCGGTAGGACGAACCGGACACGGCCACCACCGTCGCCAGCACCACCGGGCCGGAGGCGCGCCCGCAGGCCCGCATGAGGTCATCGAGTTCCTTCATCGCCCGCCATCTAACCACCCGCGTCTCGACACCGGGGCGATTCCACGCGGGACGGATGTGCACCGCCCGACGCGCCTTTCATGCCCGGCGCACGCAGGGCAGCCATCCAGCCGACCGCCCGTCCCCTGCATGACGCTGGCGGACGTGGCCTGTCGCCACGAACTTGAGCGGAGGACTTTTGACGGAGGCCCGGTGGAATCCACAGCGCGACGGCATGACGCCCGACATCGCTTCCCCTTTGCTCATCGCACCCCGAGGGCCTGGCGCCCCAGCAAGGGGAGGGCGGCATGAAGATGCCCGAAGTGCTGGAACACCTGCCCGCCGTGGGACACCTGCTCGGCCGCAAGCCGGGCGGGCAGGAGGACGTTTTGCCCAGACGTGACCCCACCCTCACCCTGCCGGACTTCCACGCCGTGCCGCTGCCCGCCAGCGAGCGCCGGCTGGGAGACGGCCGCACCTTCATCGTGCACCACCCCTCACCGCGCGCGCCCCGGGGACCGGGCCTCACGGTGATGAGCTACAACATCCTCATGGGCGGCGAGCGCCAGGAGGCGCTGCTGGAGTACTTCACCCAGCTGGAGGCCCAGGGCCGCATGCCGGACGTCATCGGCCTGCAGGAGGCGGGCGTCCCCATGTCGGTGCTGCTCGCGTCCCGCTTCGGCTTCCACCTGGCCTACCAGGGCAACGACGGCGATGACGGCACGCGGCTGGTGAACGGCAAGGCATGGCTCAGCCGCCATCCCATCGTGGACGCCGCGCACTTCACCTACGTCCTCAGCGACGCCGAGCGCAACGAAGCCATCTCCCGGCAGGGCTACGCGGGTGAGCTGGTGGAGGACCGCGGCGTGCTCTGGCTGAAGCTGGAGGTGGCCGGCAAGCCGCTCTACCTCTACAACCTGCACCACGCGCTGGGCGACTCGGCCATCAACGCCCTCAACCTGCGTCAGCTCAACGCGCTGCTGCGCCGGCGCGAGGGCGCCTCCGCCGTGGTGCTGGGCGACTTCAACGCCAACACCGCCATCAAGCGCGGCGGTTCCTGGCTGGTGGCGCACCTGCTGCACGCGAAGCAGGACGACGACACGGACACCATCGAGGAGTTCCGGCTCCGCTACGGCGACGACATGCACAACGTCACCGTGGGGGACCGGGGCGTGGGCAACATCTCGGATCCGCGCCTGCGCCACGAGCTGCACGTGCTGGAGCAGGAGCTGCCGGAGACGGTGTGCCACGCGGCGACGGTGCGCGTGCGGCTGGCGGACCACTCGCTGACGACGCCGCACCACGCGCGTCAGGAGCTGAGCTCCGGCCAGATTCCCAAGCACAGCCCCGCGTGGTGGCGCCTGCAGGACATCGCGGACTGCGCGACGCTCACCTCGCACCCGGACAGCCACGGCGTGGTGCACGCCACGGGCAAGCGCTTCGACAACTTCTACGCGACGCGCTCGCTGGTCCCCGTCCTCTTCGAGGTGGACCGCTCCACCGAGTCCTCGGACCACCAGCCGGTGGTGGCCCACTACCGCTTCTCCGACGGACAGACCCAGTACCCGTCGCACCACTGACGTCCCGTGCGGCCATCGCTACGCGGCGATGGCCGCGCAGCGGTGGCGCGCGAACAGGTCCTTCACGTAGCGGCCCAGCAGGGCCGCGTCGATGTCCGGG includes the following:
- a CDS encoding VWA domain-containing protein, which gives rise to MAGHEVINRPFSDVHRMGNKVVATLLHDPTVEGLDVALYMDGSASMENAYGPRGILAKLAPVKNQVEPQMQWMLEYLANKDRDGKVRVTYWACGDGTQLEMVGDLTGPQAKGYRFPGPKSYGKATVMLPVLRDFVAHIKQQVGEGAKRGLAVIITDSQINDAHDVTAYATQVAKEIASGRLPRINFVFMGVGEHVDEEQMEEISHTTYPGVGHLWCHRHADRMEEMAELVAVLVDETMTVAAGGTVYDEKGTVLRTYEGRLPAVLEFEIPPTCKQFTLEVAGQRFDQPVPEEHEDEDHHDEDEDEKPQAAAQPPAAASSHSRRGHRH
- a CDS encoding AI-2E family transporter; translated protein: MKASRKGVPVYVPPRTVWSVGAQVVLLVLLGTALQRLGPVLTLLAVALLLGLAAEPVVRRMQSWGLRRGLGVALIALTLLGVTGLLILTLVPLLVEQLQHLVQAAPGFLTELTQAPWVRKLDEHFGVLSHPQDALGMEPGTLAKPLITVLSSTVELMGAGITVLALAVFGLLFGQDLYASILGWVRPRSRPRVRRVVGRMREAVGNYLVGTLLIVSVGGAFTALMSLALGVPYFLPLGLVAMVLGLIPYIGSVITALLVTVTTLASVGSKRALIALAVFMVYQQIESHLLSPLVQRRAIKMNPLLISLVALVGGSVAGLLGVILAVPAAAAGQVLLTEVQRERRKAWKRERRLAAALPSGLGNVDEALLAGPLAASGKEARRAPPPDSGHPGTPH
- a CDS encoding heavy metal translocating P-type ATPase → MSEQKKSGSRFGSLNIKGLKEAQPAGNAVQRHVHGPGCNHDHGHDGHGHDHDEADGLTHVHSASCSHGHDHGHDHHGHAHSQRVIRPPAHRPAEGGGAALQLDLEGTLPGETDDQGRFERLEAALEAQHGITDVHLRRDAGHAEVCIHYQPSLVSVSKLVTLAQKTGAQVAARYLHHTWFVRGMDSADAAQVIEHAVSRMKGVLTASVAYASERLVIEYDKEEVKLPDVEARVKALGYGLEVPMAGHACSHHAHGGGLAPLLELPLVVASGVLLAAGFVVDHFALAPPLVATVLWALSMASGGFFAIRGSVQSIAQLRIDIETMMVVAALGAAVLGAWFEGAFLLFLFSAGHALEHRAMEKARRSIEALGQLRPEVARVRRGSEVVEVPVADVKRGERIVVRPGDRVPLDGVIREGKSSLDQAAITGESMPVARKPGDEVFSGTINCEAALEVEVTRLSSESVLARVVDMVAQAEAQKGKRQRFAQRLERTVAPLVMASAVVFPVVLVLTGTPLKEAVLRAVGLLVAASPCALAISTPSAVLSAVASAARGGVLIKGGIYLELLSGIRAIAFDKTGTLTVGRPRLLTTWAAPGVTREDLLGTAAGVEALSAHPLARAVVDGAAEARIPVPEGRDLEAIHGQGIRAKVGNDAVEVGSTALFAGEAIPSEVTAEVTRLEEAGQTTMVVRRAGRYLGVLGVADTLRGGARQVVQALKAGGIERTVMLSGDNALVARSIAQQVGLDEAKAPLMPADKVTAVKDLGRTHPVAMVGDGVNDAPALAAAAVGVAMGGAGSDAALETADVVLMSDDLAKLPFALELSRRATAVMKQNLVIALGVSAVLVVAAVLGLTRISQAVVLHEGSTLLVVFNGLRLLAFRPKAPASPPQPATGPQPAAG
- a CDS encoding LemA family protein, coding for MGDVTRTRQAPGSVAYDDVNELIATATRLMQKDAAPDTLTPDDLRRIGEELDIPARYVDQALEALARRREEQAREAQARERLSRQRRARLRQGAWVGVALAGVLAVSGLVVRNGLTSTLADVAQKRAQVRNVLERRESLRARADQLTPGLNRDAELVGADNRVAVERRRYDERAAAYNASAASFPASWVVRLSGLPPVLPLSPEVSSW
- a CDS encoding VOC family protein, with the translated sequence MRSFVKLLVTDAQASVRFYEGLGFERIASEPPILRLQWGGESDVYLVSHPSSLKLEGRKGMGVLVGFRAGSEGVDAVAAKAAALGAHVEGPTEQPWYTREIVITDPDGYRLNFIEPA
- a CDS encoding TPM domain-containing protein gives rise to the protein MVKTVLLTLLFPMLVLAAVPTITRPVTDPRGMLTPQETEVVSRALVDLRARKQVQMAVLLVETTDGQPIEDFAEEVFREWKGGEAGRDNGLLLVIARGDRRSRLEVGYGLESSLTDGETTDLLHAQGPLLRQGRFEPALLAIIAGVREQVSPDALPAPGATPTAWTQSESRMFLMALFMTAWVAARLLLQLQVAGLRDPKNSVLAAMVVLLPAAMFVAIGWSGPRTPVFTFVAYGALVGLFFWGWSLVRRKQTVWGLLLLLLPVWSALVGQFWAHEPLLELSDFFRWIVLGSLLAIPASIPFLFVGLLIYGAVRSQNVLGDWGSSSSSGSSESSSWGWSVGSSSSGSDWSSSSSSDSSSSSSSDWGGGGGSSGGGGGSDSW
- a CDS encoding vWA domain-containing protein; translation: MGHEKPIEPFSDLHREGDHVRAVLLHDPTVEGLDMAIYMDASGSMKEEYAYKTQQRGFLEWLRGAPMKEASNDVEPQVRWMLEYLATKDRNGLLRVAYWACGTNGRQVEAVGELKGTDVKQYKFPGAKQLGGYTYLEPALRDYVKYLEEQVKVGAKRGCAIIVTDGRLHDAEAVEKFSEEVAKKIASGRLPRINFVLVGVGDDIDEEQLEHIAHAEYPGVGHLWCHRIAKEITQVAELVAVLVDETMTVAAGGTIYDDKGKILKTYEGRLPAVLEFEVPEEAKSFTLEVNGQRYTQPLPDEEHHDGDEDEDHH